A DNA window from Streptomyces sp. Edi4 contains the following coding sequences:
- a CDS encoding histidine phosphatase family protein produces MLLTVVRHAESIENATKHTSFYQDPRPWTSPAAHALSRDLVGLTPRGYRQCQWLSAALKDLAGRDPYVYSSQYRRALDTVELALPGRTADVTALLNEQHYGDATYMTKRELFATWPACEVDRQTRKHLWTPPGEGSESLAVGVLRRATAFVEGIGERAPAVVAVTHHTAILALRSMLERRPVTELVEEAQVRKTPNAGVLVYERRGGGFRQVDAAEPDC; encoded by the coding sequence ATGCTCCTCACCGTCGTACGCCACGCTGAGTCGATCGAGAACGCGACCAAGCACACCAGCTTCTACCAGGACCCCCGGCCGTGGACCAGCCCGGCCGCGCACGCCCTGTCCCGCGACCTCGTGGGGCTGACGCCGCGCGGCTACCGCCAGTGCCAGTGGCTGAGCGCCGCGCTCAAGGACCTCGCGGGCCGTGACCCGTACGTGTACTCCTCGCAGTATCGGCGGGCCCTGGACACCGTGGAGCTGGCGCTGCCCGGGCGGACCGCCGACGTCACCGCCCTGCTCAACGAGCAGCACTACGGCGACGCCACGTACATGACCAAGCGTGAGCTGTTCGCGACCTGGCCCGCGTGCGAGGTGGACCGCCAGACCCGCAAGCACCTGTGGACGCCCCCGGGCGAGGGCAGCGAGTCCTTGGCGGTCGGCGTACTGCGCCGGGCGACGGCGTTCGTCGAAGGCATCGGCGAACGCGCGCCGGCCGTGGTGGCCGTGACCCACCACACGGCGATCCTGGCGCTGCGCAGCATGCTGGAGCGCAGGCCTGTGACCGAGCTGGTGGAGGAGGCCCAGGTGCGCAAGACACCCAACGCGGGGGTCCTGGTCTACGAGCGGCGCGGCGGGGGCTTCCGCCAGGTCGACGCCGCCGAACCGGACTGCTGA
- a CDS encoding phosphotransferase, protein MDATDWRLVKKRTADADGAVYVSVNGTRYRRTGGAALRSEAAFQQMAAGLGYPVPQVLECGESSDGTFFVDEESLGEQSLHEQALAFLDGGRELSDQVVDQLAEVSARLLSAQAAHPVDGGPDALRQWVEQAGWTHNVFAENPDLDTPRTRAALTRATDEVSGMPLVWGHLDYGLPNVLTGGVIDWQHHGVTPLGYDVALALEVIPFKGGAKGYAATSEQRDRYLAVLDSVARSAGSPPLSLHLGAFLLVKSLFFLALMRPTDPARADKHQKWQYRRHLLLKGLEQYERTGNIDTARFPTFEGFTAGQGAAGRP, encoded by the coding sequence ATGGACGCCACCGACTGGCGACTCGTCAAAAAGAGGACGGCCGATGCCGACGGGGCGGTCTACGTCTCGGTCAACGGCACCCGATACCGGCGCACCGGCGGCGCGGCGCTGCGGAGCGAAGCAGCGTTCCAGCAGATGGCCGCAGGCTTGGGCTACCCGGTGCCGCAGGTCCTGGAGTGCGGGGAGTCGAGCGACGGCACATTCTTCGTCGACGAGGAGTCCCTGGGCGAACAGTCGCTGCACGAGCAGGCCCTGGCCTTCCTGGACGGCGGGCGGGAGCTGTCCGACCAGGTGGTCGACCAGCTCGCCGAGGTCTCCGCCCGGCTGCTGTCCGCCCAGGCCGCCCACCCGGTCGACGGAGGACCCGATGCGCTGCGGCAGTGGGTGGAGCAGGCGGGCTGGACGCACAACGTCTTCGCCGAAAACCCCGACCTCGATACCCCACGCACCCGCGCGGCTCTCACACGGGCGACGGACGAGGTCTCCGGGATGCCGCTGGTGTGGGGCCACCTCGACTATGGCCTGCCGAACGTCCTGACCGGCGGAGTCATCGACTGGCAGCACCACGGCGTGACGCCGCTTGGATACGACGTCGCCCTGGCCCTGGAAGTCATCCCCTTCAAAGGCGGTGCCAAGGGCTACGCCGCCACCTCGGAGCAGCGCGATCGGTACCTGGCGGTGCTGGATTCGGTGGCCCGGTCCGCCGGCAGCCCGCCCCTCAGCCTGCACCTGGGAGCGTTCCTCCTGGTCAAGAGCCTGTTCTTCCTCGCGTTGATGCGCCCGACCGACCCGGCCCGGGCCGACAAGCACCAGAAGTGGCAGTACCGGCGCCACCTCCTCCTGAAAGGACTCGAGCAGTATGAGCGCACCGGGAACATCGACACCGCCCGCTTCCCGACCTTCGAAGGCTTCACCGCTGGGCAGGGCGCTGCCGGCCGTCCGTGA
- a CDS encoding class I SAM-dependent methyltransferase: protein MTADPHAFVSAENHYARFRPRYPDDLYVLLADRFGLDGTQHVLDLGCGPGTVALELAGLAGTVVAVDPAAGMLEQGRVLAGERGIHNIRWQQGDSNALLSLCLPPLDLVVMAKSYHWMDRVQVLDDLGRVTTEQAGIVILSAGPPGTTALPGWAPVVAEVRAAYLGTARRAGSGTYPEPEQTYQTTVERSPFPTVEVVPFDQIVVRSTEELIGLQLSNSYSTPAQLGDRQEAFEEDLRRALLAYDPSGRYEETIRTEALIATR from the coding sequence ATGACCGCTGATCCGCACGCCTTCGTCTCCGCAGAGAACCATTACGCCCGCTTCCGCCCCCGGTACCCCGACGACCTGTACGTACTGCTCGCCGACCGGTTCGGCCTGGACGGTACGCAGCACGTCCTTGACCTGGGCTGCGGTCCGGGCACCGTTGCCCTGGAGCTGGCCGGCCTGGCCGGCACCGTGGTCGCCGTCGACCCGGCGGCCGGGATGCTCGAACAGGGCCGGGTGCTCGCCGGCGAACGGGGCATCCACAACATCCGGTGGCAGCAGGGCGACTCCAACGCCCTGCTCTCCCTATGCCTGCCGCCGCTCGACCTGGTGGTCATGGCCAAGTCGTACCACTGGATGGACCGCGTCCAGGTCCTGGACGACCTCGGCAGGGTCACCACCGAGCAGGCCGGCATCGTCATCCTCTCGGCCGGGCCGCCCGGCACCACCGCGCTGCCCGGCTGGGCCCCGGTAGTCGCCGAAGTCCGAGCCGCCTACCTCGGAACGGCCCGCCGGGCCGGAAGCGGGACATATCCCGAGCCGGAGCAGACCTACCAGACCACGGTGGAGCGCTCCCCGTTCCCGACGGTCGAAGTGGTGCCGTTCGACCAGATCGTGGTGCGCAGCACGGAGGAGCTGATCGGCCTTCAGCTGAGCAACTCCTACTCCACCCCCGCCCAGCTCGGGGACCGGCAGGAAGCCTTCGAGGAAGACCTGCGCCGCGCGCTCCTGGCATACGACCCCTCGGGCCGGTACGAGGAAACGATCCGCACCGAAGCCCTCATCGCCACCCGATAG